Within Azoarcus sp. DD4, the genomic segment ACGAAATTACGTAGTACCTGTGAATTAGGAGTTTTTCATGGCAGTCCAGCAGAACAAGAAGTCCCCCTCCAAGCGTGGCATGCACCGTGCGCACGATTTCCTGACCGCGCCGTCGCTGGCTGTCGAAGCGACCACCGGTGAAGTGCATCTGCGTCACCACATCAGCCCGAACGGCTTCTATCGCGGCAAGAAGGTCGTCAAGACCAAGGGCGAATAAGCCTGCTTCCTGAATTGGAGGCGGCGCAGAGCGCGTTG encodes:
- the rpmF gene encoding 50S ribosomal protein L32, with protein sequence MAVQQNKKSPSKRGMHRAHDFLTAPSLAVEATTGEVHLRHHISPNGFYRGKKVVKTKGE